The Candidatus Amarolinea dominans genome segment CGACATGGGCCTGCTGCCCGGCGAGGAAATCGCAGTTATTCGCCTGGCGCCGTTGGGCAGCCCGACAGAATACCGCATCAAGAACTATCACCTGGCGCTGCGGCCGCAC includes the following:
- a CDS encoding ferrous iron transport protein A, with the protein product DMGLLPGEEIAVIRLAPLGSPTEYRIKNYHLALRPHDASFVDVEMLS